One stretch of Brevibacillus laterosporus DNA includes these proteins:
- a CDS encoding purine-binding chemotaxis protein CheW — protein MESSQNQLGLNQSQNEAEALSYILFTMGSETFGFPLENVLEIVKPMPITKVPKSPEYVEGVINLRGSILAILQIRKMFGLPSIQLTEESRFIVLKIDGFEAGIVVDGVSEVAKISPSSIKTAPPVVAGLDGSNLAGIAQEGDRLLLLLDLHTIFAPWLQPVK, from the coding sequence ATGGAATCAAGTCAAAACCAATTGGGCCTCAACCAGTCGCAGAACGAAGCCGAGGCCCTTTCTTATATTTTGTTTACCATGGGTAGTGAGACGTTCGGTTTTCCATTGGAGAATGTCTTGGAGATTGTTAAGCCTATGCCTATCACGAAGGTTCCTAAATCACCTGAATATGTAGAGGGTGTCATTAATCTACGTGGGAGTATTCTGGCCATCTTGCAAATACGTAAAATGTTTGGGCTACCGTCCATTCAACTTACCGAAGAAAGCCGGTTTATCGTGCTCAAGATAGACGGGTTTGAAGCAGGGATCGTTGTGGATGGTGTATCGGAAGTAGCCAAAATTTCGCCTTCTTCCATTAAAACAGCTCCACCTGTTGTTGCAGGATTAGATGGGTCCAATTTAGCAGGCATTGCTCAAGAAGGAGATCGTCTGCTTCTTCTACTTGATCTTCATACTATTTTTGCCCCATGGCTTCAACCTGTTAAATAA
- the thpR gene encoding RNA 2',3'-cyclic phosphodiesterase, with amino-acid sequence MLRRLFIALHVPTKVVSYIEDAQRQVKQELNAQRWQPLHNLHLTLHFLGDVDEQRIPELQKDIQIVSSIIRPFSLAIDHFGSFPQGGKPRVLWLGMQGNVESLQQMHLLLGKRLDRHQNIQFDKRPYEPHVTIARKPFLHDERSLPLADWSQRFLPHPKPSWMVEEITLFQSELLPEGAIHTPLFTSLLGETTNL; translated from the coding sequence ATGCTAAGACGCCTATTTATAGCCTTGCATGTCCCAACCAAGGTGGTTTCTTATATTGAAGATGCCCAACGACAAGTGAAACAGGAGCTTAATGCCCAACGCTGGCAACCTTTACATAACTTACATTTGACCCTTCATTTTCTAGGTGATGTCGATGAACAGAGAATTCCAGAGCTACAGAAAGATATTCAGATTGTCAGTTCCATTATTCGTCCTTTTTCTCTAGCTATTGATCATTTTGGCTCGTTTCCTCAAGGTGGAAAGCCACGAGTATTGTGGCTGGGCATGCAAGGGAATGTAGAGTCGTTGCAACAGATGCATCTCCTTTTAGGTAAACGATTGGATCGTCATCAAAACATACAGTTTGACAAACGACCGTATGAACCTCATGTAACCATAGCCCGCAAACCGTTTTTGCATGACGAACGTTCCCTCCCATTAGCAGATTGGTCGCAACGTTTTTTACCCCATCCCAAACCTAGCTGGATGGTAGAGGAAATTACCCTATTTCAGTCTGAATTACTGCCAGAAGGAGCTATTCATACTCCGCTATTTACCAGTTTATTAGGCGAAACAACGAACTTATAG
- the surE gene encoding 5'/3'-nucleotidase SurE yields the protein MRILLTNDDGIEALGIRTLAEALLPLQDLEIYVVAPSEERSGVGHGVTFREALAPTPHDFYGLPVKAWSVNGNPADCVKAAYYLLFKDQERPDLVLSGINVGANLGKDVYYSGTCSAAREAVILGIPAVALSYDNYHNQASFGEVGSIIGPLLQQFMEQTKQKQMPEKVFWNVNVPDLPENQVKGITPAVLAFDFYNDVYSPAETGYFLGREYPDQWDTQGEQEDFRLLKSGYMTVTPVHIDSTDRKLLEQMKEWPLLKNKPRGE from the coding sequence ATGCGTATTCTGCTTACAAATGACGATGGCATTGAAGCATTAGGTATACGAACCCTTGCGGAAGCCCTTCTTCCTTTACAGGACCTTGAAATTTATGTGGTTGCTCCAAGTGAAGAGAGAAGCGGAGTGGGTCACGGTGTTACGTTTCGTGAAGCACTGGCGCCTACACCGCATGATTTTTATGGCTTACCAGTAAAGGCCTGGAGCGTAAATGGAAATCCTGCTGACTGTGTAAAGGCAGCATATTATCTGCTATTTAAAGATCAAGAGCGTCCTGATCTCGTGTTATCAGGAATAAACGTAGGTGCTAATCTAGGAAAAGATGTTTACTACTCAGGGACATGTAGTGCGGCTCGTGAAGCTGTTATTTTAGGTATCCCAGCTGTTGCCTTATCCTATGATAATTATCATAATCAGGCAAGTTTTGGAGAAGTAGGCAGCATTATTGGGCCATTGCTCCAACAATTTATGGAACAAACCAAACAGAAACAAATGCCAGAGAAAGTGTTTTGGAATGTGAATGTCCCCGATTTGCCTGAGAACCAAGTAAAAGGGATTACTCCAGCTGTTCTAGCGTTTGACTTTTATAACGATGTGTACAGCCCAGCGGAAACAGGTTATTTTTTGGGAAGAGAATATCCTGACCAGTGGGATACGCAAGGCGAGCAAGAAGATTTTCGTTTGTTAAAAAGTGGATATATGACTGTTACGCCTGTTCATATCGATTCCACTGACCGAAAATTACTGGAGCAAATGAAAGAGTGGCCACTTCTAAAAAATAAACCAAGGGGAGAGTAA
- a CDS encoding peptidase, whose amino-acid sequence MYKIISFPKTLGYNICTKKLAENQAIMASVRHCASVGCLLVAQDEFEKLTKLIGQEGYTVSNEVQVRLHSQDEIPWGVEHIGAPAIWNVTQGKGIKVAVIDTGISHSHPDLKGQVKGRVSVIKGAGQSKTIGGHGTHVAGTIAAVANNRGIVGIAPQVDLYDVQAFGVDGTANISDIIAGINWAIEQKVDIINMSFGTGEDHPAFHQALRVASKNGIMLVASAGNNGGALEFPAAYREVVAVGAINQQAKLAEFSARGRGLNTVAPGVAIKSTWLNKEYRTLDGTSMAAAHISGLYALRLAEQRSRAEDRVNKRVNNRTNNRTNNPTNKREEEAHGKKHERNNVKNHVKKNHENTSANKNTHNRQRKFSLLSLFKKR is encoded by the coding sequence GTGTATAAAATTATTTCATTTCCCAAAACTCTTGGCTATAACATATGTACAAAAAAGCTGGCAGAGAATCAAGCCATCATGGCCTCAGTTAGGCATTGTGCATCGGTAGGTTGTTTATTAGTAGCGCAGGATGAATTTGAAAAGCTGACCAAATTAATTGGTCAGGAAGGATATACGGTATCAAATGAAGTACAGGTGCGTTTACACAGCCAGGATGAAATTCCATGGGGGGTGGAGCATATAGGTGCACCTGCCATATGGAATGTAACACAAGGTAAGGGAATAAAAGTTGCCGTGATTGATACTGGCATTTCCCATTCTCACCCAGATTTAAAGGGACAGGTAAAAGGGAGAGTTTCAGTGATAAAAGGAGCAGGCCAGTCTAAAACGATTGGAGGTCATGGGACTCATGTAGCAGGGACCATTGCTGCTGTGGCCAATAATCGTGGGATTGTAGGTATTGCACCACAGGTCGATCTCTATGATGTGCAAGCATTTGGAGTGGATGGAACAGCCAATATCAGCGACATCATTGCTGGAATTAACTGGGCTATTGAGCAGAAGGTAGATATTATTAACATGAGCTTCGGTACGGGGGAGGATCATCCTGCTTTCCACCAAGCTCTGCGAGTAGCCTCCAAGAATGGAATCATGCTCGTAGCCTCCGCAGGTAATAACGGTGGAGCATTGGAATTTCCAGCTGCCTATCGTGAAGTAGTTGCGGTAGGAGCCATCAATCAACAGGCAAAATTGGCTGAATTTAGTGCGAGAGGCAGAGGATTGAACACGGTTGCTCCTGGTGTTGCCATTAAATCGACTTGGTTAAATAAAGAATATCGCACGTTGGACGGTACCTCTATGGCGGCTGCTCATATTTCAGGATTATATGCCTTACGTCTAGCAGAACAACGTAGTCGTGCAGAGGATCGCGTAAATAAACGTGTGAATAATCGTACAAACAATCGTACAAATAATCCTACAAATAAACGTGAAGAAGAAGCTCATGGAAAAAAACATGAAAGAAACAATGTAAAAAATCATGTGAAGAAAAATCATGAAAATACCTCAGCAAATAAAAATACTCATAACCGTCAAAGAAAATTCAGCCTTCTTTCTCTTTTTAAAAAACGATGA
- a CDS encoding HlyC/CorC family transporter yields the protein MDSSNIFGTSINLLFVLFLVFLNGFFVATEFALVKIRESRITQLVAEGNVKARLVDKLLHQLDAYLSATQLGITLASLGLGWIGEPAIAHLLHPVFTYVGITEPWMSSISVIIGFLIITFLHIVLGELAPKSLAIQRPEQVSLFVARPMQVFYKAMFPFIKLLNGAASKILRLFGIEPVSEHEAAHTEEEIRILVNESHKSGLIDNTELMLVDNIFEFSETTAREIMVPRTDMVVLDIRDSFEDNLDIVSTGRFTRYPVVNGDKDHVVGILHIKDILTYALKETEKERHLTDLLRPALSVPESISISQLLTMLQKQRSQVAILIDEYGGTAGLLTLEDIVEEIVGDIQDEFDDERPEIEQFKQKEESIVSFDGRMLLEEVNDYLHIQLDTTEVDTIAGWIYTKITHPPTIGMKVEQGEYEFEVGEVNHLRITRVFVKKLIKEKVET from the coding sequence TTGGATTCGAGTAATATTTTTGGGACAAGCATCAATTTATTGTTTGTTCTGTTTCTTGTTTTTCTAAACGGGTTTTTTGTAGCAACGGAATTCGCTCTGGTAAAGATACGTGAATCTCGAATTACCCAGCTTGTAGCAGAAGGTAATGTGAAGGCTAGATTAGTTGATAAATTGTTACATCAACTGGATGCTTATTTATCTGCAACCCAATTAGGGATTACGCTCGCTTCTCTAGGGTTAGGATGGATTGGAGAGCCAGCGATAGCGCATCTATTGCATCCCGTTTTTACATATGTAGGAATAACAGAACCATGGATGAGTTCAATCTCCGTTATTATTGGATTTTTGATTATTACGTTTTTACATATCGTGCTGGGGGAGTTGGCGCCCAAGTCGTTAGCTATACAGCGTCCTGAGCAGGTTTCTCTATTTGTGGCACGTCCGATGCAAGTTTTTTATAAAGCGATGTTTCCCTTTATTAAGCTGTTAAATGGGGCTGCCTCTAAAATTTTGCGCCTGTTTGGTATTGAACCGGTATCTGAGCACGAAGCGGCTCACACAGAAGAAGAGATTCGTATTTTGGTCAATGAAAGCCACAAAAGCGGATTAATTGATAACACCGAATTGATGCTAGTAGATAATATCTTTGAATTCTCGGAAACGACAGCTCGAGAAATCATGGTACCTAGAACAGATATGGTTGTGCTAGATATTAGAGATAGCTTTGAGGATAATTTGGATATTGTTAGTACGGGCAGATTTACTCGTTATCCGGTGGTAAATGGCGATAAGGATCATGTGGTGGGAATTTTGCATATCAAAGACATTTTAACCTATGCGTTAAAAGAAACAGAGAAGGAACGTCATTTGACGGATTTATTACGTCCTGCTTTATCTGTACCAGAGTCCATCTCTATCAGTCAATTGTTGACCATGCTGCAAAAACAACGGAGTCAAGTAGCCATTCTAATTGACGAATATGGTGGTACAGCTGGGTTACTCACGCTTGAGGACATCGTGGAAGAGATTGTAGGAGACATTCAGGACGAATTTGATGATGAGCGCCCTGAGATCGAGCAATTTAAGCAAAAAGAGGAGAGCATCGTTTCCTTTGATGGTCGTATGTTGCTTGAGGAAGTAAATGACTATCTTCATATACAGTTAGACACCACAGAAGTAGATACAATAGCTGGCTGGATTTATACGAAGATTACTCATCCTCCAACTATAGGCATGAAAGTCGAACAAGGAGAGTATGAATTTGAAGTTGGGGAAGTGAATCATTTACGAATTACACGTGTCTTTGTGAAGAAACTCATAAAAGAAAAAGTGGAAACGTAA
- a CDS encoding helicase — MSFQPHLPLIVQSDRSILVEVENPLFDEARQAISGFAELIKSPEYIHTYRLTPLSLWNAAASQLQAEQILDALSRYSKYGLPPSVADEIKRAFARYGLIQMHTYEDGIALTSVDPLILAEVMGYQSLQPYIEEKRSDSLYILKPYSRGLVKQALIKLGYPVQDIAGYQEGEPCPMKLMSHGSTGAPFALRDYQLDAVEAFYANGTAYGGSGVLCLPCGAGKTIIGMGTMARFETATLILTTSTTSVRQWINEVITKTTLTTDMVGEYTGEQKEVRPVTVTTYQMVTSRRRGGEEFPHMNLFTDHNWGLIIYDEVHMLPAPIFKMTSSIQAKRRLGLTATLVREDGKEDEVFSLIGPKKYEMPWKALEAQGWIATALCKEIRLPLPSIYREAYAFSSTREKYRLAAENPYKVDWVQKLLEQHKDDQILIIGQYIKQLEQVASTLGLPLITGKTPEEDRGRYYDMFKRGEIKQLVISKVANFAVDLPDANVAIQISGTFGSRQEEAQRLGRVLRPKATNQAYFYTLVSRDTREQEFSSKRQMFLLEQGYHYQVIDAEVDTSSFEA, encoded by the coding sequence GTGTCTTTTCAACCCCATTTACCGCTAATTGTGCAAAGTGATCGGAGTATTTTAGTAGAAGTCGAGAATCCCCTATTTGATGAAGCAAGACAAGCGATTAGTGGCTTTGCTGAGCTGATTAAAAGCCCAGAATATATACACACCTATCGTCTTACACCGCTCTCATTATGGAATGCCGCAGCAAGTCAGCTACAAGCAGAACAGATTTTGGATGCCCTAAGCCGGTACAGTAAATACGGTCTGCCTCCTTCTGTGGCGGATGAGATCAAAAGAGCGTTTGCTAGATATGGATTAATTCAAATGCATACATACGAGGATGGCATCGCCCTGACAAGTGTTGACCCCCTGATCTTAGCTGAAGTCATGGGTTATCAGTCCTTACAACCTTATATAGAAGAAAAACGGTCGGACAGCTTGTATATATTGAAGCCTTATTCTCGTGGACTGGTAAAACAGGCTCTCATCAAGCTTGGCTATCCTGTGCAGGATATAGCCGGCTATCAGGAAGGCGAACCATGTCCGATGAAGCTTATGTCTCACGGTAGTACTGGTGCGCCTTTTGCTTTGCGAGATTATCAGCTTGATGCTGTAGAAGCCTTTTATGCTAATGGTACTGCATATGGTGGCAGTGGCGTCTTGTGCTTGCCTTGTGGAGCTGGAAAAACCATTATTGGAATGGGAACCATGGCACGTTTTGAGACAGCCACACTTATCTTAACCACAAGCACGACCTCTGTCCGGCAATGGATCAACGAAGTAATAACAAAAACCACCCTGACCACTGACATGGTGGGCGAATATACTGGTGAACAAAAAGAGGTACGCCCTGTTACAGTTACCACCTATCAGATGGTGACATCTAGACGGCGAGGTGGGGAAGAGTTTCCTCATATGAACTTGTTTACGGATCATAATTGGGGGTTAATCATTTACGACGAAGTACACATGCTCCCTGCACCCATCTTCAAAATGACTTCGAGCATTCAAGCCAAACGCCGATTAGGTCTGACCGCTACCTTAGTACGTGAAGATGGAAAAGAAGATGAGGTCTTCTCACTAATTGGACCTAAAAAATACGAAATGCCGTGGAAAGCTTTAGAAGCACAAGGCTGGATCGCAACAGCCCTCTGTAAAGAAATCAGACTACCACTCCCCTCTATCTATCGAGAAGCCTACGCTTTTTCTAGCACACGTGAAAAATATCGATTAGCAGCGGAGAACCCATATAAGGTGGACTGGGTACAAAAACTACTGGAGCAACATAAAGATGATCAAATCCTAATTATTGGTCAGTACATCAAACAATTGGAGCAGGTAGCAAGTACACTAGGATTACCGCTGATCACGGGTAAAACACCTGAAGAAGACCGTGGTCGCTATTATGACATGTTTAAACGTGGGGAGATCAAACAGCTAGTGATATCTAAGGTAGCCAATTTTGCAGTAGATTTGCCAGATGCTAATGTTGCTATTCAAATCTCCGGCACATTTGGCTCTAGACAAGAAGAAGCTCAACGATTGGGCCGTGTTTTGCGTCCTAAGGCAACCAACCAAGCCTATTTTTATACACTGGTGTCACGGGATACCCGCGAGCAGGAGTTTTCCAGTAAGCGCCAAATGTTTCTATTAGAACAAGGTTATCACTATCAGGTTATAGATGCCGAGGTAGATACATCAAGCTTTGAAGCTTAG